The Lutibacter profundi region ATTCTAGCTTCTATTTGGCTTAATCCAATCCCTTTTTTATTACGTACTTTATCTACATCAAATCCTTTACCATCATCAAAAATAACAACTTGCAGATTCCCATTTAGCTGTTCTAATTTAATAACACCATTCTGGGCTTTGCTATGCTTTAACATATTATTCACTATTTCATTGATAATGTTAAAGAGTTTAATTTCAAAATTTTGGTTAAATCTGGTAATATTTTTTGAATTAACACTTATTTTCAAAGTAGAGTTTGAAGCTTTTTCACACAAATCTTGAACTGCTACAGTTAATCCAAATTTTAATAAAACTGATGATATTAATTTATGTGACAAATCTCTAATTTGATCTGCGGCGTCAGAAATAATAGCTTGAGACTTATCAATTTCAATGGGCGTACTATCCTTTAATTGCTTTTTACTTGCGTATAAATGTAAACTTGCAGCCGATAATAATGCACTAACATTATCATGTAAAACCGAAGCTATTTGTCTACGCTCTTCTATTCTACCGTCTAATGTTGCAACTAAAATTTTAGATTGGGCATCGCTTTTTACTTTTTCAATAGCACTATTATAAATAAGTTGCTCTTGTGCTATTTGAAGTTTATAATTTTTTTTGGAAAGTCTGTATAATTTAAAAATTATATAAATAACCAGTAATAAAATAACAGAAGCAATGCTCAACCCAAATGTCCAATATTCCGCTTTCAATCGTTTATTTTTTTCTATTTGAGCTTCTTTTTCTTTTTTAGCAACCTTATACTTAGATTCTATCTCTGCTATTTCTTTATACTTTAATTCTTGTTTTAAAGAATCATCAATAACCGAATATTTATCCTGATATTCATACGCTTTTTTATAATCATCTAAAGCACTGTATGCATAGGCCATATTTATGTAGGCTGATCGTCTTGTCTTTTTATCAAGTT contains the following coding sequences:
- a CDS encoding tetratricopeptide repeat-containing sensor histidine kinase; this encodes MKFLKRALFIIFINLILIASVSADNLNHPIEFSIDLKNKKLIAIKELINQGKTKEALQQLYKVIDEVENQKDTVAIINSHRMLADILRDNGDFKKSNLNYSKIIPLIKSDYETLQYIYFKKGGNFQLDGIVDSALVNYIKAIEIGKKIKNKEDLKAKIHANLSGVYYLKANYNKAIEHSKIAANYQKILGNLDIEAGIINNLGGIYYMQGKYKESLKMFQKALSIVGNGKNELDKKTRRSAYINMAYAYSALDDYKKAYEYQDKYSVIDDSLKQELKYKEIAEIESKYKVAKKEKEAQIEKNKRLKAEYWTFGLSIASVILLLVIYIIFKLYRLSKKNYKLQIAQEQLIYNSAIEKVKSDAQSKILVATLDGRIEERRQIASVLHDNVSALLSAASLHLYASKKQLKDSTPIEIDKSQAIISDAADQIRDLSHKLISSVLLKFGLTVAVQDLCEKASNSTLKISVNSKNITRFNQNFEIKLFNIINEIVNNMLKHSKAQNGVIKLEQLNGNLQVVIFDDGKGFDVDKVRNKKGIGLSQIEARIHVLGGLINIVSSNSGTRIFISVPIVY